A DNA window from Brassica napus cultivar Da-Ae chromosome C1, Da-Ae, whole genome shotgun sequence contains the following coding sequences:
- the LOC125580625 gene encoding transcription factor FAMA-like, translating into MIYYYMSRRSIQQQNQTMQQQHQLSPSGLGATPSLAGVMQFAHFGLKLALNQTRNQDDQETGMDPVYFLKLQVLNDKIEDHNQIHNLMSQAGGECEGNIVNVFLEEKENQEDENDNSSVQLRFTGGEEEGDRENKNDLTKELKSKKKRTRTSKTSEEVESQRTIYIAVVKGTV; encoded by the coding sequence ATGATATACTACTATATGTCCAGAAGAAGCATTCAACAACAAAACCAAACGATGCAGCAGCAGCATCAACTGTCTCCGTCAGGACTTGGAGCAACACCTAGCCTCGCAGGCGTGATGCAGTTTGCGCACTTTGGTCTGAAACTGGCGTTGAACCAGACCAGAAACCAAGATGATCAAGAAACCGGGATGGACCCAGTTTATTTCTTGAAGTTACAAGTCTTAAATGATAAGATAGAGGATCATAACCAAATCCATAATCTCATGTCTCAAGCAGGAGGTGAGTGTGAAGGAAACATAGTCAACGTGTTTCTTGAAGAAAAGGAGAATCAAGAGGATGAAAACGACAATAGCTCCGTGCAACTCCGTTTTactggaggagaagaagaaggagatagaGAGAACAAGAATGACTTGACAAAGGAGTTAAAgagcaagaagaagagaacaagaaCAAGCAAGACAAGTGAAGAAGTAGAAAGCCAACGAACGATTTATATCGCAGTCGTTAAAGGAACTGTATGA